The nucleotide sequence ATACCTAAAGCTTACCACCACCTGGTCGCCCACTTCCGGTATGAACACAAAGCCCCGGTTGGTGCCCACTTTATCACTGGCGCCGGCATCCGGGCTCATTACCCGTATCCAGTCCGTTGTTTTGTTTTCCGCCTGCTGCCACAGCATCTGTACCCTCACCCTGCCCAAGCCGTCAGGGTCATTGTTGTCCTTAACAAAAGCTATCTGGCTTTCCGCAAGGGGCTTCTCCGCATTAAAAGGCATTACCTCGTTATCCGACGGTATGGCCTCAAAGCTGTTGGAATAGGCACCCGTTCCGGACAAATGGTGTACGAGGCTCGTTACAGTATACTCTCCGTGGTCTTCATAACCTATGCCCAAGCCTTTTTTTGAAACTTTGACCGTAACCATATGACCGACCTTTATTTTTGGACAATCCCCTTCACCCTCCAATATCACAGCCGATGCGGCAAATTTCTTTTTGTGTATTTTAGCATAGCGGTCTAGGTCGCTTTGGGTACTGACCCGTGTTTTTACTGGTTGGGAAACAGGGTTTCTGTAAAAACTGTCTGAGGTTTCCAAGGCTTTGCGGGTATAACTTCCGGAGTCTACCTGACCGGGCAGGTTACCGGTCATTACATTATCGTCTTTGGAATGATAGCTGTAATGGCTGATGGTCGATGGCACCATCTTCATGGAAAAGCTCATCCGCGAGATATGCTCCCCATAAATAAGATCGGTATTTTCAGGACTTGCAGGTTTCCCGAGATATAGCTTATAGCCATCGTAGAAAAACCATTCCCCGTATTCACAGGCAAGCCGGTTGATAAAGCTGAAGCGGCTCTCCCCGTATTGGCATACATAAGGTATGGCACCTGCAAAAGCAGGTTTTGCAATAACTTCCATGTCATTTCCGGCCACATCCTTCATGGCCTCCTCCAAAGCC is from Cytophagaceae bacterium ABcell3 and encodes:
- a CDS encoding phage baseplate assembly protein V yields the protein MSREIKYEIVIDGKAIVHFNSLTIRQAFNSHHVFELVVDQDTLQEPGAHTILDARDYIGNFLTVCFGDKDADDNVFKGLITEVSMLQEEGLWGNIMLKGYSPTWLMESGAHHTSFEDITLKKALEEAMKDVAGNDMEVIAKPAFAGAIPYVCQYGESRFSFINRLACEYGEWFFYDGYKLYLGKPASPENTDLIYGEHISRMSFSMKMVPSTISHYSYHSKDDNVMTGNLPGQVDSGSYTRKALETSDSFYRNPVSQPVKTRVSTQSDLDRYAKIHKKKFAASAVILEGEGDCPKIKVGHMVTVKVSKKGLGIGYEDHGEYTVTSLVHHLSGTGAYSNSFEAIPSDNEVMPFNAEKPLAESQIAFVKDNNDPDGLGRVRVQMLWQQAENKTTDWIRVMSPDAGASDKVGTNRGFVFIPEVGDQVVVSFRYNDPDRPFVLGSMFHGKNASGGGDGNNVKSLTTKSGCTVTLDDAKESVTISDPGGSTIVLNGDGSMTISAPDKIDIQSKEINIVAEKQVSIEGKNKVEVGSQEVAIDGTTKTTVNSSSKVEIGAASVEVEGKAQLKLQSAMVDMDGTAMTNVKGGLLNLN